Below is a genomic region from Medicago truncatula cultivar Jemalong A17 chromosome 3, MtrunA17r5.0-ANR, whole genome shotgun sequence.
GTCGCACTTGTTTCTCCTATGAGTAGGATCATGAACGCATATGTTGGCATCAATTGTGACTTGTGGCGGATTTGTTTTGGGGTTAGTTGACTGAAGGATTATGTTCCTACTCTTCCTTTTATTCGGTTGTGGTTGAGTTATGTGATGGgagtttaaatatttattttgatggtGTTTTAGTGTCGGCTCTTGTATTTTTATGGGagatatttgttgtttttattatcGCTTGATTTGAGTACTTCGTGTACTCtaatttctacttttttttttttagagaactaATTTCTATTTATTGTTGTACAAGAtttctcctttttctttataaattattcCATTCAAAAAAGTTTTACATCTTATCTATACTTTATGTGAAAACAttaattagtagaaaaattaCCGGTGGCATTTCTGTGGCTATAATGAAATTGATATGGCTTTTTGCAACTTTTGTTAGAACTGTCAACCATAGCACGTTACACAGCCCAAACGTGgccccatttttttttttttagaaaaagattGTGTTCCCTAACTTtaataaggaaaaatatatccctcaaacaaaaaaaaaattatcacatttaATATCACACTGGTCAATTAATATCACATTTTCAAGACTTGAAACTTTTGTTACTATCCactaatttatctttctcatttGTTGACTGGGTGAGGGTTTTAGTTTCATGCTGCAGCAtgcaatctctctctctctttctctctctctctctatatatatatatatatattcaaaggTCTCATCAAcacaatttatcaaattatAGCTATACTCATCATCTTCTCTAGCTTCACTAAAAAATATGGCACATTCTCCTAATTCTTATATTGCATTGGTTTTGGTCTTCCTTCTTATAGGGACCTCTTCAGCTCAACTTTCTGAGAACTTTTATTCTAAGAAATGTCCTAAAGTTTTTAAAACAGTGCAGTCTGTTGTTAAAACAGCGGTTGCCAAAGAAAATCGCATCGGAGCATCTCTCCTTCGCCTCCACTTCCACGACTGCTTTGTTGATGTAACGTACTTGCTATTCTGTCTATACATGATCttatttttaggttttatttttatctttcaatGTTAGATTGATTTATTGAACTAACTTTTGCATGTCAATATATTTTGTATGCATGACAAACGAAAAACTGTGTATAGGTGTGTAGTAAATGACTGTGGTATATACCCACAAAACTAATAATTCTTTCGTCCTCAAATATAGGTTCAATGCCAAATGATTAGATgcattattactattattttatcCTCAAATTTAACCCTAATTAATAGTATATTTTCTGGAAATATGATAAATCAATATTGAAACATCTATGCATAAAAAGGTTAAGTGACACACATGCCAACTGAAATAGTCTTTTGCTCCATCAAAAAAAGCATAGAATAtttaaaatgattgtacaaagaTTGAGAAAAATGATTCAATTGATGATAAATGCTATTTCACTAATTCGGAAAACTAAATACATTTTACCTTTAACAATGAAAacgtttataaatataaaattctaCCTACATAGACTAGTAGTATATGCTATCGATCATTAATGACCATTTGTATGATGACGAGATATTTTCAATCACTTTTCAAGTTATTGATATTTAGAGGATTTGCCATACCAACTGCACACGTCAAACCTTGTCCCAAAAAAGATGCACACGTAAAATTACCGAAACCTAATGGCTTGAAAGGTCATATATATAACTCACTTTAATCTTTAatgatatatagatagatagatacatGCATGTGGATGATGGATCCTTCCAAACTTCAAGTAATGTCTAAATTTGAGCCTTGTTTTTTTGGTTGCTTTTTTGTTAGAATTGAGCCTTGTTTTTTTGGTTGCATGTTATACACATGCACAATTATATACTACTATAATacaatatgaaaattttcattatttaaatgttaatttttcatctttaataACTCACTTGGGTTGGTCTCGTGGTATTGACCTAGGACTTGACAGTATGCTCTTCCTCAAGGGGTCAGGTCGAAAGTTCGAACATACTAACATAATATTAACAATACTAATAGTTCTCGTTTTAGAAGAGAACACTTATAAGacaatttttaatgtaattacTTATTGTAATGCTTCTCTATAATATTTTACTATAGTTACATAATTATCATGCTgcttgaaaaacaaaatagggTTGTGATGGGTCAATACTACTTGATGACACTTCATCCTTCAAAGGAGAAAAAACTGCAGGTCCTAACAACAATTCTGTGAGAGGTTATGAAGTAATTGATGCTATAAAATCTAAGGTGGAAGCAATATGCCCCGGTGTTGTCTCATGTGCTGATATAGTGGCCATTACTGCTCGTGATTCTGTTGTGATTGTAAGTTCTTCAAAACCAATCTACTAACACTCAATTAGGGTTAGATTATACTTTTAGTACTTTAACTTGATTTTCAGTTTCAATAAGTCATTTTTTGTGTAATACATTCAACATCATGTTTCCACAATTTTGTGCAAATATGACCGATGCTACTGTAATTATGGTTGTAgactgcaatttaaaaccatgataTGGAGTGCAAAAGGTGTAAATAATTAGTGAAGAGAGATTCAAATTTTATATAAGTCTAATATGCATGTTGCAAAAAATACATGTGGTTACCAGTAGTTTTACATCTTCGTCATTAATCGGAGATCAAATGACTCAGATTATCCTACATTCAAACTAATTATGAATGATTACGGCTGTGGATTTAAGATCTGACGGCTTGAATATGTAACTGCGTCCTTGAGTCGTAGCACGGAATGAAAATCCCTATATCAAAGGTGCCACTAACCAAAATCGAAAAAGTTGTAGAAGAAAGTCATCAACAAATCAAATTAGGTCATCATTATTACCATTTGAGAATATGAGACTAATCTCTTAGCCAAACAAACACAaaggattaaattaaattcaaaatgaaattaaatgacCAAAAGAGTAATGCTACCCTTTCCATTAAACACTATcgataaaatcaaaattagtgatagaaaaaataaaatccctcACAAATTCTTtagtcgcaaaatttagtgacggaattaaagagggatttcacgttttTCCTctctaaatttccctcactaatttttgtttttttatttgtgaaatAATGGtccataatatatttattttgttttctcataatatatttaattgtattttgtaGCTTGGAGGTCCATTTTGGAAGGTAAAAGTTGGGAGAAGAGATTCAAAGACAGCTAATTTCACTGCTGCAAACACTGGGGTGATTCCAGCTCCTACATCTAACCTAACTACCCTTATCTCAACTTTTAAAGCTCAAGGACTTTCTGTCAAGGACATGGTTGCTTTATCTggtattatttcaatttttgaatatttctCACCTTTTCCTTCCATTATTTGTAAATTATAACAATTATTAATCTTTTTGTCTCTTTAGGAGGGAGACACGACTTAGTTATGGTTTTGCATGTAACAACTGTTTTTTAACCAACTAATAATCAAGGATGTGACATTTaaacaactaaatattttattttatttatgaaggAAATCAACTacatatctttattttatttatgaaggAAAACAACTACATAATTGTCATATGGCGTAAACGTCTATTATTAAAGTCTAAAGTCAGGTCAATTCATAAATAGCTTAAAGCCATGCAATgcaattaagaaaaaaagaaatgaaaattgtgTTTAACCAATTGAGATGATGAGTTCATCTTCCATAATGATTTCTATGAttggaaaataaagaaaaccaACTACCATTAACAaccatttttatttcaaatacttttttttgaacaagtttttatttcaaatactagaagaaaaaaaactaacaattttcaacaaaaaatgaaaacaaaaagaaaaaataactagaAAGCAattgtataaataaaaaaaatattagccAACAAGATTTATCCAGGTAGCTAAGTGTCCGTAATTTTTTGGGATAAAACAGTTGATCAGATTTTTGGTTTACCCAAAAAAACATATTCCAACCTTGTCATTTGAAAATTCTATGAATCTTTAACGGTGAACACAGAAAATTCTATGAATCTTTAACTGTGAACACAATAGTATATCCACGTagataaaacaatattatttaaagTAATATGTTTAAGCATTGGAAATTGTATAGTTATGACTTTTACAtatgtttgacttgtatttttaagacaaagtttctttttgtgtgttccttaaacaatgtccttagaacacttgttaacaagaccctatATTTTTACTGataagatgaagaagaaaacccTACAAAAAAGGGACATTATTGAATGAGTCTATTCATGATATTTTATGTGGTTAATTTCAGGAGCTCACACAATAGGGAGAGCAAGGTGTACAAGTTTCAGAGGCCACATATACAACGATAGCAACATTGACAGTACATTTGCAAAGATAAGGCAAAAGAACTGCCCTAGAACAACTGGCTCAGGAGACAACAATCTAGCAAATCTAGACTTGAGAACTCCAACTCATTTTGACAACAATTACTACAAGAATCTCATTATCAAAAGAGGACTACTTCATTCTGATCAAGTACTCTTCAATGGTGGAACCACTGATTCACTTGTTAAAACTTATAGCCAGAATGGAAAGGTTTTTGATTCTGATTTTGTAGCTGCAATGATTAAGATGGGAGATAATAAGCCTTTAACTGGGAAACAAGGGGAGATTAGGAAGAATTGTAGGAGGTTGAATTAGAAGGGATAAGTGATTTTATATGTtacaaaaattatgtatttttgttcagttcttcaatttaaaatatagtGGTATAATCATGTTATgttatgaaataaattatcatCACAAGGGTTGATGTATTATGGATATGTATAAAGTGGAAGGCACCTTGATTTGCTTTTGCAAAATTGTAAGTTCACTTAAACCTAAAAGTTTGATCAGTGTGTGACTaaagatttgaagtgtttataACATTTACTTTATGAGTTTAATGATCCTATAATACTGTCGGTGTAAAACTATGAGAGGCCACCACTTTTCCATATCATACTTAATAATCATACAAAAGTAAGATGATGTAGCAAAATAGTGTTTTTTagtgtttgatgatgattttcttatcaaataaGTATGTGTTGGAACTAACTAAAAGGAACTAATTAAAGTTTGATTTTCTAATTGTCAATGATCACTTGGCTGTGTTTGGCTTGCAAAAATACCAAAGGAGAGGGCGGGAGGGTGTGAAgtgaaataaatattaatttcattcatttcaatttttgcaCAGCCAAACAATAAAACGCACCTGTTTTAACTAACTTTCTTTTTATCTTGTCCTGCTATCAATTGATTATATATAATCATCTCATTTTCAACTTGctttattttctttcacttCCTTTCCTCgctattttcaaaaccaaacagAGTATTGATGTACACAAAATTCGCTTCGGTGGCTACGTCTACTTCAAATGAGATCTTATTAAGCCATCCGTAGGAACGATTGGTATGACTGTATGACCTCTATTGCTTGGTTACCATACACACAGGAACTAAAAAGCAACAATCAAGGATTTAATGAAACTGAAACAAATGAAGAGTATTGATATGACTTAACTTACAAAAGTTCAAATTGTACAACTAAATTTATCAAACCTATGAATCCGTTGAACAACAAAAACCCTAGGCAGAAAGGGTGGATGAGGACACATCAGCAGGTAACAATCTCTTTTATAGGTTCTGTTTCTGTTTCGTCGCAACAAAAGCATTTTGTAACAGTAAAACTATCATGTCATAGAGATACAACAAAGTTTTACGTTGCTTATTGAGGCCTGACACAACCCTCACCTTTTACCCGGACTTGGGACTGGCTAGGCAGGACTTTGTAACAGCAAACTATAATGAAGTTAAATCATTGTggggaaaaagaaaaataggacACCAAGAAATGTGTCTACATTTTTTATCATGTACCACTTCATGTCATGCTTTCTACGGCATGGGTTGCCTTGCCTACTTCTAAATCATCCGTACAATTGAAAGAGACAATTCGGACATAACTAAATaaaccaaataattttattgatcAACAACCATCATATCCTAGCACCGGAAGAAAAACTAGACATTTTTTTCGTTACAACAAATGCTAGACTTACATGTATAATTCTTACAATTAAATGTTTTTCATAAGAGGACACAATCAATCCTCCATAAATATTTTCTCCCCTTTACAATCAAGCAAAAACAATACAAAAGACATTTACACATTATTTGCACCATGTAATGTATAAATTAGAGACGTTCTATAGGGGTTAATTCAAAACCTTTGGATACCACCAGCGGCTACATATTCAATATCAGCCCCTCCCAGAATTCCCATGTCTTTGACTTCTAAATTGATTAAGGAGAGCTTGGGCCTAAATATAGAACAAAAACCATCACCATTTTTGTAAGAATGGAAACATAAAAAAGGCAACTAAAATATGAAACTATAAAGAAAGAACCGCACCTTTTCTTTGGCCCTTGGTGTGCCTGACTGTGACAAAGCTACTAATGGTGGTACGGCTCCGTGTTGTAGCACCATGCTTAAGAATCTATTACTGTGTAAGCAAAGATGTAGAAGAGCTGCTGCTGCATTCTCCTTTCCTCTAGCAGAACCCAACTCAACAACCTCCACTAGGACAGGAATCCCACCTTCCTGACCAATTGCAATTCTTCCTTCTGGAATTGTGGCAAGATTTGCTAAGACAGCAACAGCCTTGTCAACCATTCCTGCCGCTGGGTCCATCAACTCCACGAGGTGCTTCACGGCACCAGCTTGCACAATCCGATTCTTGTTCTCGTGAAATATTGACAAATTAAACAAAGCAGTGGCAGCATCTTTTTTTCCCCTTGGAGTTCCATTCCCTAATAAATCTACAAGTGGCCTAATTGCCCCAGACCTCCCTATGTTAACCTTGTTTTCCTCAATCACGGACAAGCTGAAAAGAGTGGCCGCTGAATTCTCCTTGGCTTCTGGGCTCCCGTGCTCAAGAACATGTATCAGAGGTTCAATTGCACCGGCATTTGCAATTGCagttttgttgttgtcattgATTGATAAGTTGAGAAGTGCTGTAACAGCATTTTCCTGGACCCTTGAATCAGCTGATTGAAGTAAGTCAACTAATATGTTAATGGCTCCACAATTTGCAATTGCAATTCGATTATCCATATTGTGCTTAGCAAGAAGGCGGATTTCTGAAGTTGCCTCTCTCTGAATATCGAGATCAATACTCCTCAAGCCCTCGACTAAACTCCGAACCTGTGCCTCAATACCAGAAAGATCAACTCTTG
It encodes:
- the LOC25491018 gene encoding peroxidase 4, which encodes MAHSPNSYIALVLVFLLIGTSSAQLSENFYSKKCPKVFKTVQSVVKTAVAKENRIGASLLRLHFHDCFVDGCDGSILLDDTSSFKGEKTAGPNNNSVRGYEVIDAIKSKVEAICPGVVSCADIVAITARDSVVILGGPFWKVKVGRRDSKTANFTAANTGVIPAPTSNLTTLISTFKAQGLSVKDMVALSGAHTIGRARCTSFRGHIYNDSNIDSTFAKIRQKNCPRTTGSGDNNLANLDLRTPTHFDNNYYKNLIIKRGLLHSDQVLFNGGTTDSLVKTYSQNGKVFDSDFVAAMIKMGDNKPLTGKQGEIRKNCRRLN